One window of Magallana gigas chromosome 2, xbMagGiga1.1, whole genome shotgun sequence genomic DNA carries:
- the LOC105333271 gene encoding exonuclease mut-7 homolog isoform X2, with protein sequence MIVLFILMSTLMRKYISGVCRIKTSNKAVQVCEAQLNAVNSVLKENHNLLDSHCDPRLCFQRSYTSNRRPEDNEWSSLQFNNKLKSHHKAKKFGAMSGEDKSNFDAEAFKEANPKVSVGWAASAMRSGDEKKIQLMKAKSGHLQEMWQERKDKVPVMNQFRDYLKESDNPYSFVVFLLNDSHDLHVHKTTTYSYAVCKEFCGWLFSSQCNVKNKNQILTPEIKLDALSVAMRYHTVMFQLVLKIYELRHQGNGYMLPEIKRFLEKKKYNECALLAGHLGLQDHFTIDEIAVPLILQNKLNLLETYLRGNSGQQMLVVQFLDRMCEKGYNINNLVSSMSVPDVKMSHLQKKSISKLATRLAKLYEIPNDLIPNIVTARGLGALRFLLYKRYIENSMAAGSWEDMVENAVGDNETLQLELVEQLQCYNDAKSAAKWANFYKIPDEKLSHPVREERKRLAEGPTSAPAAVGGEESWEDELMSVDGMDAYYYKLNLDPSSIQLVDTKEKYHECISRLSRPGLTIGVDSEWKPSFGNTTQRIALMQFATSDQIFLLDMITLHSLLHKSDWFLLANALFCNEEMIKLGYGFDSDLKMVVKTYPFLKEPLTHLKRTVDLEKLAAKVIDKAINLMPDTVGDSDDEGLEDKDSGVNVKFQAVEQRGLSELVRQCFGKPLNKGEQMSDWERRPLRNTQIQYAALDAFVLLEVYERLKETAKREKMEIDVEPPVTVKWSKDSKLDRMKAKAKNYRPPKSTFTPKPETTAYLGSEMEPGQFRVVVDSMLQGLGRQLRNCGVDVQILNYDEDHQKAVQAAMQENRIVLSSGTPYQTICSKIGAERCYNVDNTLPAKEQIVGVLQHFKVKVKKEDILSRCQVCNSDNFLQIPSKDVLRMSEKAENMKRSHGAPPRDSWDEHMLTTYQINSRNTSFVKTGVDIRIDTIPQKIFSIVDSFYICVKCGKIFWEGPHMASACEQFAHVLNL encoded by the exons ATGATTGTGCTGTTCATTTTGATGTCCACGTTGATGAGAAAATATATATCAGGTGTATGCAGAATAAAAACATCCAATAAAGCTGTTCAAGTTTGCGAGGCACAGCTGAATGCAGTGAATTCTGTACTAAAAG AAAACCACAATCTTCTAGATTCTCATTGTGATCCAAGACTCTGCTTCCAAAGATCATATACAAGTAACAGAAGACCTGAAGACAATGAGTGGAGCAGTCTGCAATTTAATAACAAACTGAAATCACACCACAAAGCAAAGAAATTTGGAGCCATGTCTGGTGAAGACAAAAGTAACTTTGATGCTGAAGCATTTAAAGAAGCCAACCCTAAAGTGTCAGTTGGATGGGCAGCATCTGCCATGAGGAGTGGAgatgagaaaaaaatacaactcATGAAGGCCAAATCTGGTCACTTGCAGGAAATGTGGCAGGAGAGGAAAGATAAAGTGCCTGTGATGAATCAGTTCAGAGACTATTTGAAAGAAAGCGATAATCCATAttcatttgttgtttttctgTTGAACGATTCACATGATCTTCATGTTCACAAAACCACGACCTATTCCTATGCAGTTTGTAAAGAGTTCTGTGGGTGGTTGTTTTCCTCTCAGTGCAACGTTAAAAATAAGAACCAGATCTTGACGCCAGAAATAAAGCTTGATGCTTTAAGCGTTGCAATGAG ATATCACACAGTAATGTTTCAACTGGTTCTTAAAATATATGAGCTCAGACACCAGGGTAACGGTTACATGTTGCCAGAAATAAAGCGATTTTTggagaagaaaaaatacaacGAG TGTGCATTGTTGGCCGGACATCTAGGACTGCAAGACCATTTCACTATTGATGAG ATAGCAGTTCCTCTGATCCTACAGAACAAACTGAACCTGTTGGAGACCTACCTCAGGGGGAACTCTGGTCAGCAGATGTTGGTGGTACAGTTCCTAGACCGTATGTGTGAGAAAGGCTACAACATAAACAACCTGGTCAG TTCCATGTCTGTTCCTGATGTCAAAATGAGTCACTTGCAGAAAAAATCCATCAGCAAACTGGCCACTAGGCTGGCCAAACTGTATGAGATTCCTAATG ATCTTATTCCCAATATTGTGACAGCCAGGGGCCTTGGGGCATTGAGATTTCTTCTGTACAAGCGATACATTGAG AACAGCATGGCCGCTGGTAGCTGGGAGGATATGGTGGAAAATGCAGTGGGGGACAACGAGACTCTACAACTGGAGCTGGTAGAACAGCTGCAGTGTTACAACGATGCCAAGTCTGCCGCGAAGTGGGCCAACTTCTACAAGATACCAGACGAAAAATTGTCACATCCTGTCAGAGAGGAGAGGAAACGGTTGGCCGA GGGTCCGACCTCAGCCCCTGCTGCTGTGGGCGGGGAGGAGAGTTGGGAGGATGAGCTGATGTCTGTGGATGGAATGGATGCGTATTACTACAAACTGAATCTAGACCCTTCCAGCATTCAGCTGGTGGACACCAAGGAGAAATACCACGAGTGTATCTCCAGGCTTTCTCGG CCAGGTTTAACAATTGGGGTTGATTCAGAATGGAAACCATCTTTTGGAAATACTACACAAAG GATAGCATTAATGCAGTTTGCTACCTCGGATCAGATATTTCTGTTGGACATGATTACATTGCACTCCCTACTTCACAAGAGTGATTGGTTCTTGCTCGCCAATGCTCTGTTTTGTAATGAGGAAATGATTAAACTAG GGTATGGATTTGATTCTGATCTTAAGATGGTTGTGAAGACTTATCCTTTCCTGAAGGAACCACTAACACATCTAAAGAGAACAGTGGACTTGGAGAAACTAGCAGCAAAG GTGATTGACAAGGCCATCAATCTGATGCCAGACACCGTGGGTGACTCGGACGACGAGGGACTCGAGGACAAGGACAGCGGGGTCAACGTCAAGTTCCAGGCAGTCGAGCAGCGGGGGCTCAGTGAGCTCGTCAGACAGTGCTTCGGTAAACCCTTGAACAAAGGCGAGCAGATGTCAGACTGGGAGAGACGTCCTCTACGTAACACACAGATCCAGTATGCAG CTCTGGATGCTTTTGTCTTGCTGGAAGTATATGAAAGATTAAAAGAAACTGCTAAGAGGGAGAAGATGGAGATAGATGTGGAACCTCCAGTCACTGTGAAGTGGAGCAAGGACAGCAAGCTGGACAGGATGAAGGCCAAGGCAAAGAACTATCGGCCACCAAAGTCAACATTTACACCG AAACCAGAGACGACTGCTTACCTAGGGTCAGAGATGGAGCCTGGACAGTTTAGGGTGGTAGTGGACTCAATGCTACAGGGCCTGGGGCGACAGCTCAGGAATTGTGGGGTGGACGTCCAAATACTGAATTATGATGAGGACCATCAGAAAGCAGTTCAG gctGCTATGCAGGAGAATAGAATTGTGTTATCATCAGGGACCCCTTATCAAACT ATTTGTTCCAAAATAGGAGCAGAGAGGTGCTATAATGTTGACAATACTTTGCCAGCTAAGGAACAGATTGTAGGTGTTCTACAACATtttaaagtgaaagtaaaaaaGGAGGACATATTAAGCCGATGCCAA GTTTGCAACAGTGACAACTTTCTACAGATACCAAGCAAGGATGTACTCAGAATGTCAGAGAAAGCGGAAAATATGAAGCGTTCGCATGGAGCTCCACCTAGGGACAGTTGGGATGAACACATGTTGACTACTTACCAGATTAACTCTAGGAACACATCTTTTGTGAAGACAGGAGTCGATATTAGGATTGACACTATACCTCAGAAAATATTTAGCATTGTGGATTCCTTCTACATTTGTGTCAAATGTGGAAAGATTTTCTGGGAGGGGCCACACATGGCTTCAGCATGTGAACAGTTTGCTCATGTATTGAACCTGTAG
- the LOC105333271 gene encoding exonuclease mut-7 homolog isoform X3, which translates to MIVLFILMSTLMRKYISGVCRIKTSNKAVQVCEAQLNAVNSVLKEITFEDDQRALLILEARNRENHNLLDSHCDPRLCFQRSYTSNRRPEDNEWSSLQFNNKLKSHHKAKKFGAMSGEDKSNFDAEAFKEANPKVSVGWAASAMRSGDEKKIQLMKAKSGHLQEMWQERKDKVPVMNQFRDYLKESDNPYSFVVFLLNDSHDLHVHKTTTYSYAVCKEFCGWLFSSQCNVKNKNQILTPEIKLDALSVAMRYHTVMFQLVLKIYELRHQGNGYMLPEIKRFLEKKKYNECALLAGHLGLQDHFTIDEIAVPLILQNKLNLLETYLRGNSGQQMLVVQFLDRMCEKGYNINNLVSSMSVPDVKMSHLQKKSISKLATRLAKLYEIPNDLIPNIVTARGLGALRFLLYKRYIENSMAAGSWEDMVENAVGDNETLQLELVEQLQCYNDAKSAAKWANFYKIPDEKLSHPVREERKRLAEGPTSAPAAVGGEESWEDELMSVDGMDAYYYKLNLDPSSIQLVDTKEKYHECISRLSRPGLTIGVDSEWKPSFGNTTQRIALMQFATSDQIFLLDMITLHSLLHKSDWFLLANALFCNEEMIKLGYGFDSDLKMVVKTYPFLKEPLTHLKRTVDLEKLAAKVIDKAINLMPDTVGDSDDEGLEDKDSGVNVKFQAVEQRGLSELVRQCFGKPLNKGEQMSDWERRPLRNTQIQYAALDAFVLLEVYERLKETAKREKMEIDVEPPVTVKWSKDSKLDRMKAKAKNYRPPKSTFTPKPETTAYLGSEMEPGQFRVVVDSMLQGLGRQLRNCGVDVQILNYDEDHQKAVQAAMQENRIVLSSGTPYQTICSKIGAERCYNVDNTLPAKEQIVGVLQHFKVKVKKEDILSRCQ; encoded by the exons ATGATTGTGCTGTTCATTTTGATGTCCACGTTGATGAGAAAATATATATCAGGTGTATGCAGAATAAAAACATCCAATAAAGCTGTTCAAGTTTGCGAGGCACAGCTGAATGCAGTGAATTCTGTACTAAAAG aaataacGTTTGAAGATGATCAAAGAGCTTTGTTGATTTTAGAAGCGAGAAACAGAG AAAACCACAATCTTCTAGATTCTCATTGTGATCCAAGACTCTGCTTCCAAAGATCATATACAAGTAACAGAAGACCTGAAGACAATGAGTGGAGCAGTCTGCAATTTAATAACAAACTGAAATCACACCACAAAGCAAAGAAATTTGGAGCCATGTCTGGTGAAGACAAAAGTAACTTTGATGCTGAAGCATTTAAAGAAGCCAACCCTAAAGTGTCAGTTGGATGGGCAGCATCTGCCATGAGGAGTGGAgatgagaaaaaaatacaactcATGAAGGCCAAATCTGGTCACTTGCAGGAAATGTGGCAGGAGAGGAAAGATAAAGTGCCTGTGATGAATCAGTTCAGAGACTATTTGAAAGAAAGCGATAATCCATAttcatttgttgtttttctgTTGAACGATTCACATGATCTTCATGTTCACAAAACCACGACCTATTCCTATGCAGTTTGTAAAGAGTTCTGTGGGTGGTTGTTTTCCTCTCAGTGCAACGTTAAAAATAAGAACCAGATCTTGACGCCAGAAATAAAGCTTGATGCTTTAAGCGTTGCAATGAG ATATCACACAGTAATGTTTCAACTGGTTCTTAAAATATATGAGCTCAGACACCAGGGTAACGGTTACATGTTGCCAGAAATAAAGCGATTTTTggagaagaaaaaatacaacGAG TGTGCATTGTTGGCCGGACATCTAGGACTGCAAGACCATTTCACTATTGATGAG ATAGCAGTTCCTCTGATCCTACAGAACAAACTGAACCTGTTGGAGACCTACCTCAGGGGGAACTCTGGTCAGCAGATGTTGGTGGTACAGTTCCTAGACCGTATGTGTGAGAAAGGCTACAACATAAACAACCTGGTCAG TTCCATGTCTGTTCCTGATGTCAAAATGAGTCACTTGCAGAAAAAATCCATCAGCAAACTGGCCACTAGGCTGGCCAAACTGTATGAGATTCCTAATG ATCTTATTCCCAATATTGTGACAGCCAGGGGCCTTGGGGCATTGAGATTTCTTCTGTACAAGCGATACATTGAG AACAGCATGGCCGCTGGTAGCTGGGAGGATATGGTGGAAAATGCAGTGGGGGACAACGAGACTCTACAACTGGAGCTGGTAGAACAGCTGCAGTGTTACAACGATGCCAAGTCTGCCGCGAAGTGGGCCAACTTCTACAAGATACCAGACGAAAAATTGTCACATCCTGTCAGAGAGGAGAGGAAACGGTTGGCCGA GGGTCCGACCTCAGCCCCTGCTGCTGTGGGCGGGGAGGAGAGTTGGGAGGATGAGCTGATGTCTGTGGATGGAATGGATGCGTATTACTACAAACTGAATCTAGACCCTTCCAGCATTCAGCTGGTGGACACCAAGGAGAAATACCACGAGTGTATCTCCAGGCTTTCTCGG CCAGGTTTAACAATTGGGGTTGATTCAGAATGGAAACCATCTTTTGGAAATACTACACAAAG GATAGCATTAATGCAGTTTGCTACCTCGGATCAGATATTTCTGTTGGACATGATTACATTGCACTCCCTACTTCACAAGAGTGATTGGTTCTTGCTCGCCAATGCTCTGTTTTGTAATGAGGAAATGATTAAACTAG GGTATGGATTTGATTCTGATCTTAAGATGGTTGTGAAGACTTATCCTTTCCTGAAGGAACCACTAACACATCTAAAGAGAACAGTGGACTTGGAGAAACTAGCAGCAAAG GTGATTGACAAGGCCATCAATCTGATGCCAGACACCGTGGGTGACTCGGACGACGAGGGACTCGAGGACAAGGACAGCGGGGTCAACGTCAAGTTCCAGGCAGTCGAGCAGCGGGGGCTCAGTGAGCTCGTCAGACAGTGCTTCGGTAAACCCTTGAACAAAGGCGAGCAGATGTCAGACTGGGAGAGACGTCCTCTACGTAACACACAGATCCAGTATGCAG CTCTGGATGCTTTTGTCTTGCTGGAAGTATATGAAAGATTAAAAGAAACTGCTAAGAGGGAGAAGATGGAGATAGATGTGGAACCTCCAGTCACTGTGAAGTGGAGCAAGGACAGCAAGCTGGACAGGATGAAGGCCAAGGCAAAGAACTATCGGCCACCAAAGTCAACATTTACACCG AAACCAGAGACGACTGCTTACCTAGGGTCAGAGATGGAGCCTGGACAGTTTAGGGTGGTAGTGGACTCAATGCTACAGGGCCTGGGGCGACAGCTCAGGAATTGTGGGGTGGACGTCCAAATACTGAATTATGATGAGGACCATCAGAAAGCAGTTCAG gctGCTATGCAGGAGAATAGAATTGTGTTATCATCAGGGACCCCTTATCAAACT ATTTGTTCCAAAATAGGAGCAGAGAGGTGCTATAATGTTGACAATACTTTGCCAGCTAAGGAACAGATTGTAGGTGTTCTACAACATtttaaagtgaaagtaaaaaaGGAGGACATATTAAGCCGATGCCAA TAG
- the LOC105333271 gene encoding exonuclease mut-7 homolog isoform X1 encodes MIVLFILMSTLMRKYISGVCRIKTSNKAVQVCEAQLNAVNSVLKEITFEDDQRALLILEARNRENHNLLDSHCDPRLCFQRSYTSNRRPEDNEWSSLQFNNKLKSHHKAKKFGAMSGEDKSNFDAEAFKEANPKVSVGWAASAMRSGDEKKIQLMKAKSGHLQEMWQERKDKVPVMNQFRDYLKESDNPYSFVVFLLNDSHDLHVHKTTTYSYAVCKEFCGWLFSSQCNVKNKNQILTPEIKLDALSVAMRYHTVMFQLVLKIYELRHQGNGYMLPEIKRFLEKKKYNECALLAGHLGLQDHFTIDEIAVPLILQNKLNLLETYLRGNSGQQMLVVQFLDRMCEKGYNINNLVSSMSVPDVKMSHLQKKSISKLATRLAKLYEIPNDLIPNIVTARGLGALRFLLYKRYIENSMAAGSWEDMVENAVGDNETLQLELVEQLQCYNDAKSAAKWANFYKIPDEKLSHPVREERKRLAEGPTSAPAAVGGEESWEDELMSVDGMDAYYYKLNLDPSSIQLVDTKEKYHECISRLSRPGLTIGVDSEWKPSFGNTTQRIALMQFATSDQIFLLDMITLHSLLHKSDWFLLANALFCNEEMIKLGYGFDSDLKMVVKTYPFLKEPLTHLKRTVDLEKLAAKVIDKAINLMPDTVGDSDDEGLEDKDSGVNVKFQAVEQRGLSELVRQCFGKPLNKGEQMSDWERRPLRNTQIQYAALDAFVLLEVYERLKETAKREKMEIDVEPPVTVKWSKDSKLDRMKAKAKNYRPPKSTFTPKPETTAYLGSEMEPGQFRVVVDSMLQGLGRQLRNCGVDVQILNYDEDHQKAVQAAMQENRIVLSSGTPYQTICSKIGAERCYNVDNTLPAKEQIVGVLQHFKVKVKKEDILSRCQVCNSDNFLQIPSKDVLRMSEKAENMKRSHGAPPRDSWDEHMLTTYQINSRNTSFVKTGVDIRIDTIPQKIFSIVDSFYICVKCGKIFWEGPHMASACEQFAHVLNL; translated from the exons ATGATTGTGCTGTTCATTTTGATGTCCACGTTGATGAGAAAATATATATCAGGTGTATGCAGAATAAAAACATCCAATAAAGCTGTTCAAGTTTGCGAGGCACAGCTGAATGCAGTGAATTCTGTACTAAAAG aaataacGTTTGAAGATGATCAAAGAGCTTTGTTGATTTTAGAAGCGAGAAACAGAG AAAACCACAATCTTCTAGATTCTCATTGTGATCCAAGACTCTGCTTCCAAAGATCATATACAAGTAACAGAAGACCTGAAGACAATGAGTGGAGCAGTCTGCAATTTAATAACAAACTGAAATCACACCACAAAGCAAAGAAATTTGGAGCCATGTCTGGTGAAGACAAAAGTAACTTTGATGCTGAAGCATTTAAAGAAGCCAACCCTAAAGTGTCAGTTGGATGGGCAGCATCTGCCATGAGGAGTGGAgatgagaaaaaaatacaactcATGAAGGCCAAATCTGGTCACTTGCAGGAAATGTGGCAGGAGAGGAAAGATAAAGTGCCTGTGATGAATCAGTTCAGAGACTATTTGAAAGAAAGCGATAATCCATAttcatttgttgtttttctgTTGAACGATTCACATGATCTTCATGTTCACAAAACCACGACCTATTCCTATGCAGTTTGTAAAGAGTTCTGTGGGTGGTTGTTTTCCTCTCAGTGCAACGTTAAAAATAAGAACCAGATCTTGACGCCAGAAATAAAGCTTGATGCTTTAAGCGTTGCAATGAG ATATCACACAGTAATGTTTCAACTGGTTCTTAAAATATATGAGCTCAGACACCAGGGTAACGGTTACATGTTGCCAGAAATAAAGCGATTTTTggagaagaaaaaatacaacGAG TGTGCATTGTTGGCCGGACATCTAGGACTGCAAGACCATTTCACTATTGATGAG ATAGCAGTTCCTCTGATCCTACAGAACAAACTGAACCTGTTGGAGACCTACCTCAGGGGGAACTCTGGTCAGCAGATGTTGGTGGTACAGTTCCTAGACCGTATGTGTGAGAAAGGCTACAACATAAACAACCTGGTCAG TTCCATGTCTGTTCCTGATGTCAAAATGAGTCACTTGCAGAAAAAATCCATCAGCAAACTGGCCACTAGGCTGGCCAAACTGTATGAGATTCCTAATG ATCTTATTCCCAATATTGTGACAGCCAGGGGCCTTGGGGCATTGAGATTTCTTCTGTACAAGCGATACATTGAG AACAGCATGGCCGCTGGTAGCTGGGAGGATATGGTGGAAAATGCAGTGGGGGACAACGAGACTCTACAACTGGAGCTGGTAGAACAGCTGCAGTGTTACAACGATGCCAAGTCTGCCGCGAAGTGGGCCAACTTCTACAAGATACCAGACGAAAAATTGTCACATCCTGTCAGAGAGGAGAGGAAACGGTTGGCCGA GGGTCCGACCTCAGCCCCTGCTGCTGTGGGCGGGGAGGAGAGTTGGGAGGATGAGCTGATGTCTGTGGATGGAATGGATGCGTATTACTACAAACTGAATCTAGACCCTTCCAGCATTCAGCTGGTGGACACCAAGGAGAAATACCACGAGTGTATCTCCAGGCTTTCTCGG CCAGGTTTAACAATTGGGGTTGATTCAGAATGGAAACCATCTTTTGGAAATACTACACAAAG GATAGCATTAATGCAGTTTGCTACCTCGGATCAGATATTTCTGTTGGACATGATTACATTGCACTCCCTACTTCACAAGAGTGATTGGTTCTTGCTCGCCAATGCTCTGTTTTGTAATGAGGAAATGATTAAACTAG GGTATGGATTTGATTCTGATCTTAAGATGGTTGTGAAGACTTATCCTTTCCTGAAGGAACCACTAACACATCTAAAGAGAACAGTGGACTTGGAGAAACTAGCAGCAAAG GTGATTGACAAGGCCATCAATCTGATGCCAGACACCGTGGGTGACTCGGACGACGAGGGACTCGAGGACAAGGACAGCGGGGTCAACGTCAAGTTCCAGGCAGTCGAGCAGCGGGGGCTCAGTGAGCTCGTCAGACAGTGCTTCGGTAAACCCTTGAACAAAGGCGAGCAGATGTCAGACTGGGAGAGACGTCCTCTACGTAACACACAGATCCAGTATGCAG CTCTGGATGCTTTTGTCTTGCTGGAAGTATATGAAAGATTAAAAGAAACTGCTAAGAGGGAGAAGATGGAGATAGATGTGGAACCTCCAGTCACTGTGAAGTGGAGCAAGGACAGCAAGCTGGACAGGATGAAGGCCAAGGCAAAGAACTATCGGCCACCAAAGTCAACATTTACACCG AAACCAGAGACGACTGCTTACCTAGGGTCAGAGATGGAGCCTGGACAGTTTAGGGTGGTAGTGGACTCAATGCTACAGGGCCTGGGGCGACAGCTCAGGAATTGTGGGGTGGACGTCCAAATACTGAATTATGATGAGGACCATCAGAAAGCAGTTCAG gctGCTATGCAGGAGAATAGAATTGTGTTATCATCAGGGACCCCTTATCAAACT ATTTGTTCCAAAATAGGAGCAGAGAGGTGCTATAATGTTGACAATACTTTGCCAGCTAAGGAACAGATTGTAGGTGTTCTACAACATtttaaagtgaaagtaaaaaaGGAGGACATATTAAGCCGATGCCAA GTTTGCAACAGTGACAACTTTCTACAGATACCAAGCAAGGATGTACTCAGAATGTCAGAGAAAGCGGAAAATATGAAGCGTTCGCATGGAGCTCCACCTAGGGACAGTTGGGATGAACACATGTTGACTACTTACCAGATTAACTCTAGGAACACATCTTTTGTGAAGACAGGAGTCGATATTAGGATTGACACTATACCTCAGAAAATATTTAGCATTGTGGATTCCTTCTACATTTGTGTCAAATGTGGAAAGATTTTCTGGGAGGGGCCACACATGGCTTCAGCATGTGAACAGTTTGCTCATGTATTGAACCTGTAG